A segment of the Desulfovibrio sp. genome:
CGAATAAAAAAGCAAGAGGTGATCGGAGAGCGATTGGAGTTCATCACACTTCAGCTGTGATCGAAGGGGAAGGGAAGCTAATCCTTGAGCAAAAGGCAGGTGACCAGCAGCAGGACCCCAAGGAAGGAGGAGAAGAGCGTTTTCACGGACACGCTTACATGGGCGGCGTCAAACCGATTCGAGATATGGACCGCCCCTTCGGGTCAGCCTATTTTTTCTTCAAAAAAAACTTCTGGAAAATTTCTTCCGCATTCTTCTCGGCTTTCTGGATCTCTTGGGAAGTGAGGCCGGCTCCCAACGCAGCCATACGCCGCATGTCCTGCGACACCAGGTCGCCAGGCGCATGGGCGTCGTTGTCTATCACCAGCTTGGCCTTGAACTTCCGGGCCAGGGCAGCCACATGCCCGTTGGTCAGGCTGTGGCCCTTGCGGGTGGTTATCTCAAGATGCACACCTTTTTCGGCGGCCAGCTTGACCTCCTCCTCGGTAATCAGCCCCGGGTGGGCCAGCACGTCCGCCCCACCCTCGATGGCCGCCAGGTTGGTGCCCCTGGCCACAGGCTCCACGATGGTCTCCCCGTGCACAACAACCACCATGGCCCCGGACCGGCGAGCCTCCACGATGAGCCCCGGGATGAGCGGCGGCGGGCAGTGGGTCAGCTCCACTCCCACGGCCAAATTGCAGTCCAGGTAGGGGCCGGTCTCGTCCGCGAAGCGGCGGAGGTTCTCGATGATGTGGTACATGTTGGAAGGGTCGGCGTGGTCGGTGATGGCCAGCCCCTTGTACCCGGCAATGGCCGCGCGCCGGACCAATTCCGCGGGAATCAGTTCTCCGTCCGAGAACGTGGTGTGGGTGTGCAGGTCTATCATGGCTCTACATCTTGTATTTGGTGTCTTCGGGGTTGTAGCTCTCCAGAATGTCCGCCCACTTGTCCTCGCCCTCGGCGTTACCGGGCTTGGGCTTAGCTTCGGACAGGGCCTCGATCACCTTGGGATCAACCAATATGGACGCCTTGGCGCGCAGGGCCAAGGCCACCGCGTCCGACGGGCGCGAATCGATCGCCAAGTTTTTCCCAACCCCTTCCACCGCTATCTCAGCGAAGAAGGTTCCGTCGCGCAGCTCCGTGATGGACACGGTGCGCACCTCGCCGCCCATCCGCCGGATGGTGGAGAGGAGCAGGTCGTGGGTCATGGGCCGTGGCAGTTTCACGTCGTTTAAGGTGAGCGATATGGCCATGGCCTCCATGGCCCCGATCCATATGGGCAGGGTGGTCTTGTCCTCAAGGTCCTTGAGGATGAGCACCGGGGCCTGGGTGTCCTCGTCCAGGGCAAGGCCGAACACTTTCATCTCGATCATGGTTGCGCCTCCCCCCACAGTGAGTGCTTCTTGGCCTGAGTGATCAACACGGGAACAATTTTTCCGAAAAGGTCGGGCTCGCGCGGAGCCGAAAAGTTCACTGCCCGCCCGGCCTCGTCGCGGCCACGCCAGGCCGAAATCTCCGAATCACGCTTCTTTCCGGGCCCTTCCACCAACACCATGGCCACGGTCCCGGTCAGGTCATTCAGCATGTCCTGCTGCTGGGCATTTTGCAAGGTCTGAAGCTCTCCCAGCCGCCAGGATTTTATGTCGTCCGGCACCTTGGGTTCCATCTTGACCGAGGCCACGCCTGGGCGGTCGCAATAGATAAACGAGAAGGAACCCTCGAACTTTGCCGCACGGATGAGATCCATGGTGGCCCGGAAGTCCTCTTCCGTCTCACCCGGAAATCCGACGATAAAATCCGTGGAAAGGGAAATATCGGGCCTGGCCCGGCGCAGGGCCTCCACCTTGGCCATGTACTGTGCGCTGGTGTATTTTCTTCCCATGCGATTAAGCACAGCGTCCGAGCCGGACTGCACGGGCAGATGCAGGCTCGGGCACAGGTTGGGGAGCTCGCCGA
Coding sequences within it:
- a CDS encoding bifunctional nuclease family protein codes for the protein MIEMKVFGLALDEDTQAPVLILKDLEDKTTLPIWIGAMEAMAISLTLNDVKLPRPMTHDLLLSTIRRMGGEVRTVSITELRDGTFFAEIAVEGVGKNLAIDSRPSDAVALALRAKASILVDPKVIEALSEAKPKPGNAEGEDKWADILESYNPEDTKYKM
- a CDS encoding histidinol phosphate phosphatase domain-containing protein, with the translated sequence MIDLHTHTTFSDGELIPAELVRRAAIAGYKGLAITDHADPSNMYHIIENLRRFADETGPYLDCNLAVGVELTHCPPPLIPGLIVEARRSGAMVVVVHGETIVEPVARGTNLAAIEGGADVLAHPGLITEEEVKLAAEKGVHLEITTRKGHSLTNGHVAALARKFKAKLVIDNDAHAPGDLVSQDMRRMAALGAGLTSQEIQKAEKNAEEIFQKFFLKKK